ATGAAAGAATGTGCTGATGCAGAAAGATAATGCCACTAATGCAGCTGTTCTTTTGAGTTACCTCCAGATTATTATAACTTCCTTATTATAGTTAAACCACAAACATAGGTAAAGAAGTTCAGAAGTTGACAACTAATTCAACCCTTCATtagaataatcataaatatttgCTTCATCATCTCTTTTCTTTAAAAAGTAACTAACATATTTAGGTAGTAAATTGGGCTTAAACAACCAGTACTCCATCCAAAAGATAGGCTTTAATTCATAAGAAGAGCAAGTTCCAGTAGTTCAATTAGGGCAATTAAAAAGTTCACAAGAAAGAAACACGGTAAAAGTTTGACAAAGATTTTTCAGAAAATTTAGGAGCACAAGCAGGTCTTCAAATGATTAAGTTGGGGAAGTAGTGACATGGCACAACTAAATGAACCCAGGTCCATGTTAATAGATGCTAAACAGAAACTCCGAATCACATGGTACTTGGTGAATTAAGGATGAATCACAGGTTATATCATTTGAAAGCAGTTCTTGCATTTTGAAAGCACTAGTTAAGTAAATCCAATTTTCACTATCACTGTTTTATTAGCACATCAAAGCCAGCGATGGAGGGGAAACACAGAAAAACATTACAAGATCTAGCAGCGGTCATAAAAAAGAACTCTGGGAGGAACAATACCTGCAAATATACCAACAGTAATCAGATTTTTTATTTCCATTGTCTGATAGATCAAGAACTCAGTCAGGAAATGACCGAAGGCATAGACAAATGATAACAAGGTTGCCAAATACAAAGGCCTGTCATGAAGGTTAAATGCACAAAGATAGCAAAGAGTGCAGGTTAGAAGAGTCCACACTCCAAATGTCCTCCCATGTACTTCTGACACTGCACATGATAATCGAAAAGGACAGTTTTCATTAAAAACATATCAAATTTAGGACAAGACCTTGAAAAGAAGTGAGTTGACACATTAGTTAACAGGACTTTGgaatacaagaaaatgaaaagagcAATGTAATGCATGGTTATTCCAATGCAATCACAAGTAAAACCTCCCGATCCTGAGCAATACAAAGTATTTATCATTTGTCAAATTGAAGGTACATGCACAGATTTGAGCTTAAAAAGTCAATGTTCTTAAGAGTTACTCAAGAAGTTGAGCACCAAATGTAACGAATCAAATGTGTTACTACTGACTGCACACTGCAGTACCAGTAATTTCTTTTGATTGGTGAATGCACTACCAGTAAGGTTCTATTTTCATGACAAAAGCTACTCCATACATTCACAAGTTGTAGCCACCAAATTCCCACATTGCCGTCCCACATAAGCTAAGGGCagccggtgcacaaagcatcctgcATTCGCCGCATCACAAGGGGTAATGATGTAGACAGCCTAatctaatgcaagcattaatgaCTGCTTTCATGGCTCGAACCCGCGACCTATGAGACCCGCGACCTATAGGTCAaatggagacaactttaccgttgctccaaggctcccttcTACCATCCTACATCATTCCCAATAAATTCAAGCCAGACAAGAAACATCATATTGTCACAGTTACTTGACAATACATAGTATTTATAGGTGCATTGGGGCCAAGCAAGTAGTGACAATAACACTATTCCAACCTATCAAGACGAATAAATTCTCGGATATACTCGACTCCAGCTGAGTTgcaaaataacacaaaataacCCAAATGGGATGACATGAAGATATGTAACTTGAACAGACATAACGAGAACATTTTAAGAAgtcttttgagctgcaattgttGGATAAAGACTTCTCTTATGAAAGGATAGGACTATGTGGAGAGCTTGGAGGTACCGATAATGACACCCATTTGTGACATTACAAAAATCTTATAAAGGGGAGCAGCTTTACCTTTTTAAAAGACATGCAGAATTACAAGCTAATATTAAGAGACACATGAAAGAAGTGCTACAAATACTGCAAGAGAATAATTACATTTTTATATGTTCCAAACTTTAAGAGCTAAGTCCAAGCTACAGAAGCTTCTGACAATCAACTTCTCTTAAACAAATTATGCTTCTATATATCCAAATAAGGTTTCAGAATGATTCTTGTCCCATTCCTTATCAAAAAGAAAATTGATTCTTTCCCAGTTCTACGTAATGTTTGTGCTCAAGTAGAAATAATTAGCTTCTTTTGGGAAAACCTTATCGTCCTCATACTTCATTCAAATGGTGGATTGAAAAATCTGAGCATATGTTGATATCACATTCTCACATCATGAATTACTGAGTGTAGATCTGTAGGTATGATTGTTTTTCCTGATTCAACTGACTTTGTTTATGCGTAGGAAAAACGCCTTTTTGTTTGCTATAGGATATCCGTAAATAGGTTAAATTTTCATTAGTTTATAATTGTTGCATCTACATGTTGAATAGATTGATCTAGTAACCAGTTATAAGGAGGTATTATAAATCACAATGTAATACTAcctaaaatgcacaaatattCCATCCTTAGCAAGGAGAAGAGCTCAATCTGATTCTTGAAATCGTTCCCTTTACTATTGTCCACATTTTGATTTTGATCAGTCATATGTATATTTCAGATAAGTCACAAAACCGAGAACACTAAAGCAAATATCTGGTTACACTTGCATAGAATATCCGAATAGGATAATTCATTAGTGTCTTAAATCAAGAGAATGTGAAATGTGGACATAGTAATCCTTGTACGTAAAGATTGAGAAATGAAAATTTAAGCTTGTTTAGGAGTACTTGGTAAGCAACAAATGTGCATTGGATCCACAGATTTTCAGACCCATAAATCCAATCAAATCTATTGCCTATAGATTCATGCCAAAGACATGAAGTCAAAAGCCAAGTCttaagcccaaatgacataatgtatTAATCCGTTTAATCATTCTTATCACCATTTTTCAACCGTGGAGTAGCAAATTGATTCAACAGTACATCGTCCCTTATTCCTTTTCCCATTCAAAATGAAACGCGTCTGGTCTAGGGACAGATCCAAAGTTTTAACACTCAACAGCGCATGTGTCCAAACCCGCCACCTTTGCTTTGAATTATATATAGATAACTGGACAGATTGTGTGTGTTTTGACAGTGTACATGAGCTTACACTGAGTATTGTAGCTCGGGTTCGAATTTTATTCATACTAAACTTGCATCTACAAGACTACAACCAGAAAGTAATAATTGCTTAAAATCCTGATCTGTCTTAATCTGatccctaattgattttaattaGACATAGCTGCCATAAGTTCCTATATGTAATCATCCTAGGCGAAGGAATAAAATCACCAAAAAGGACACTTTTTGTATGACAAATCACAGAACAGAAGGCGAAAGTGAGGGGATTTGATGTGTACTGGCATATATTAGATTGCTTCCTATTACAGATTCAAATCAGATCGCGAGAATTAAACAAAAGCCAAAATGTGCGTGCAATGTTCGTTATCCAACGACGAAATGTAGAGCACGAAGCGTGATCTAAGTAAAAAGTGTGTGTAAAACTTACTTGTGGTTTTGGAGAAAACAGCGAGACGAAGAGCCCAAATGTCGAAGAAACCAAACCATACCGATGCAAGCCGAAGTGTGCCCACTAGCATCAACCACCATCCTAACAGCTTCATCTCTCACTTtctcgctctctctctctctctctctctctcacacacacacacacacttactTTTTCTGTTTTCATTTTTCAACCACTAAATAAATAGTAATACATGCCCATTGACACAAGTGAACTCATTTTGGCCCATAATCTCTATTCTCTTGTACCACTTTTAATTGGGCAAGTTACACATTTAGCTTGGTggtcaaaaataattatattcacTAGTTAAAAATTTATAAGTATTGACTTTTTAAGcattgaattatttttttaaggtGGATAATATTGAGGGTTACATTATCTTCAAAAGGATGCTAAAAATGAAAGTTGAAACAAGAAAACTTTTGTTATCAGGAGCCAATCTCAAAGCTGATTAAAAGTATCCCATTGGCATTATCTTATATATTAGACTTGGCATTATCTCACTTAGTTATTACCTCTAACGATacattttaagtgattttttgatttttttaaacatattaaaaaaattatcttttagcattaattaacaataaaattgatcatattaacttTAATTTGTTCATGAGAAATATAATAAACTACTTTTAGGCTCTTTACTCCAAGTCAACTTTGGAAAGAAGAACTTAATTcctttttgatattttaaaaaatcaaatattatggaccacaaaaaaaaatatcaacaaatcACTTAAAGTGAACCAGAGGAAGTATTTGgttttagaaaaaataacttAACAAATATAGTCTATGATTTGTGAACATAATCTGGGACTCCTAATTTAATACTCACATTAAACCCGCCCCACCCTCTcagatttttaaaaaagaaaatctctctgttttatttttgtttttcgcCAGTAATTGCATTATATAAAGACATCACAAACATCTACATAACATCTTAAATTTGCCACTTAAATTTGCATAATCGAGAGACTTTCAACATAAAGGATAATTAATAGCAAATCATATACTAATACATGATCTGGAATAAAACattaaaactttatttctattCCTCTTCCCCTTCCTTGGACAGCTTAATCACCTGAAATTAATTAACACAATGCAACATTAGGCACTGTATATATTCTTAAACGAAGAACTACTTCACCAATTAGAAAAACAAtttgaaaaagagaagaaaaggaaaggaaaacaaTGAACTGTCAAAATGCAAAAGCTCACAGTTTATATATATGTGTCTTAGAAAACTAGTTTTTATTCCACTACATTCAATTTACAGAACTTGAATAGACATACGTCTTTATAATGCCTAGCTGGTCTGGGTAACGATCTCATTGACATCATTAAATATGTAAGTTATGAAGTCTTATGTCTTCAAATAGAATGATTTATATACCACAGATGTACATGGTACGGGAGAGGGGGTGGGGGGTGCGGGGGAGGGAGGTTGTGGGAAACCAATACTATGATATCCAAATTATTTCGGTCAAACATTAAGTCTTTATTTAGTACTCCGTCCGTTTCACTTTTAGTTGTCCACTTTGAACTTTGCACGCCTCTtaagaaacaataaataaagtGTATAATTTATCacgatactcatattaattggtgtatagtcttaatgaatttgaaaaatgatttggaatgagtaattaatgataagagcaaaatagaaaaaataattttttttcttcttgatatgcgaaaagtgataagtgaaaaaaaaaattatttttagaatatttgaTAACTAAAAGTCAACGGATGAAGTAAATTTTTGGCATTTCATTTAtgataaaaaaggagaaaagaaagtaAGCTTAAAAGTTTGAGTTTATACAATACATCTCTAATTACTCCCCAGATAATTGGGAACAAATTAAACTGGACAGTTTTAGATGACTAATAATCCATGTGATATAATTATAATCCATGTgaaaaaatcatgaaatattgGTTTGGTAGTTAATAGTACTAATTTAATACAGAGGTATTGAGACGAagagcttttcttttctttttttttttaaataacgtCGGTACATTCCTTACTAGTATGTGCTAGAGGGTATCAATTTACACCCGTTAGTGCTGTTTTTTTATACTAATAAGTATGTGCTAGAGGGTAAAGAAGTTGTGAAGTACTATTAATTTGAGGTCACTTTCATAATAAGTTTAAATTATGGATGAAGTTGTGATACCATTTTCTTTACCAATTGTAGCATGATCCCAAAAGTAGGAAATGGAACGAGATAAAGGCAAAGTGCATCCATAAATTGAGGATTGTGATTAGTGGTGAGAGGGTGAAAGAGACTTTCACGTTACTCTGTCTACTGCCTGCTGTTTAGAGCCACAATACCCTTGTTTAAGATTGTGTATCGTAGGAGCAAATGTTACTAGTGGGCACAAATAGAAAAACTAATTCAAGAACGTGACTTCTGCGTAGAGATGTTTGGCCGAGGtttaaaaatcagcttatttttttaaaaaacaaattggcgagaaataatttgtgtttgattaatctttgaaaaatatttttgaatcggAATTAatgtttggtcaaacttttaaaaagtgatGCTATTTTCTGCTTCTTAAAAATTACTTCTACTTCGATTCAAAAGCACTATTTTTCTTCTAAAAGTCTGGCAAAAAACAatattccctccgtttcaatttagacgaGGTTGTTTGACTtgacacaaagtttaagaaaaataagaagacttttaaaacttgtggtcttaaaagtttaaggggtaaaagtgtgtggggccatgacatttgtgtggttataaaatctTTTCAATGAAGAGtataaagttgaattatttccaaatttaaaaatgtgtcatttatttttgaACATACTAAAAtggaaagtacctcatctaatttgaaactaggagagtatatatataatttcttcaaaaaaGAAGGAGGATTTGCAgtcgtaccctatatttgtgTCACCTTTTAACATGTatcctattttttaaaattattgatttggtagccatctcacaaaaaattcgtaataatatgacaattacaccCCTGACAAAAGATATACAATGATCTCCTTCTCTCCTCTCATCAACtttataaaaaaatcagaaacttgtccagattcatctttagaatcacacttgcatgaagttgtttcaccttgaagctaaaatttcatgctaatgtagcatgaagttgtttcatgttgaagctaaaacttcatgctaatatatcatgaagttgtttcatgttgaaactaaaacttcatgttaatgcatgctgaagttatttatcctgcagtttacagttttgtcatgaattttatccgaaacttcagtctaaacatgctgaagttatttagttcatttgctaaaatttcagactaaacatgctgaagttatttagttcatttgctaaaatttcggactaaacatgttgaagttatttagttcatttgctaaaatttcagactaaacatgcttaggttatttagttcatttgctaaaacttcagactaaacatgcttaagttatttagttcatttgctaaaatttcatactaaacatgcttaagttatttaattcatttgctaaaacATCAGACTAAACATgattaagttttttagttcatttgctaaaattttagactaaacatgcttaagtttttgtcttatagtatgtaattttttaatgagtttttgctaatgcatgctgaagttatttagttcatttgctaaaatttcaaacaaaacatgctgaagttatttagttcatttgctaaaatttcagacaaaatatgctgaaattatttagttcatttgctaatatttcagactaaacatgcttaaatttttgtcttgcagtatgtaattttctaaagagtttttgctaatgcatgctgaaattagttagttcatttgctaaaatttcacaCCAAAATATGCTGAAATTTTGTAACGCAGTCTACAATTTTGTCCTgtgttttatccgaaacttcagtctaaacaagctgaaattttttagtttatttgctaaaatttcaggcTAAAAATGCTTAAATTTTAATCCTGCAgtttgtcaatagtcttttattaaagaagggcaaaatcatcttttttaaaacgcttttaacaaaaaaagggTACGGATACAAACGAAAAAATaaaacgggtataagttaaaaatgGACGACCAAACAGGGTacccatgcaatttttacaaaaaaaaaaaaaaacaaggtcAAACAAGGTATTAGCATCTCGCTGCAGGAAAAGAGTGCTTGGTTACGAAGCAACACAAAAAACGACACTAGGTTCTCTGATCTTGTTAGTGATGACTCATCCTGACCATATTACACCACCAAATACACTCAGCACAATAAATGTTACTACTACATCTAGTATTCTAGTCCCCCCTTTGAAAGAATATTGACCAGTTTTAATCAGACCAGATCCAAATCTGCTTTACTGGTGTTAAAAGTACATTGAAAGTGCTACTATTCGAAAATGTTTTATGAGGAGTGGTTTAATTTGCTCTGTTAAATTTTAATTAACCTTTGACAGGACCGCAAATAATGTTTAGAATTTACTAGTGTTTATCCGAAAAATCGAATATAGTTGAATTTAaaagtagttctaaggatatgtgatataaccCGACATAAATCGTACGTAGAAGTGGAAATGTTTGGATTCTTGGCTATAGAAATGAGATATAAATTATTGAACTAGAAGAGTGAGTGTGTTGAGTCAAAAAGTTTAAGAGATTTATTCTTCAATAAATAGAAGCAGTCTATTATTGCCCTCTCCCCcctgcttacaaggattccccctttatagtagaggatgttactttatttataataataaaaaatatatagtggagaaacCATGATAaattgtctcttccttgattcctgccaagattctctcctctagtgtgGTTGCAACGGCTCCTGTttgcgagctcgatactggctcgagctcggtattggatcgagccctcggccttgagttcgagttcgacatTCAGGGTAAGTGTCAATCGATCGATGCATCTCCGACAACTTTCTTCTTGCCTTGcggttcgatttggtcatgggctcgataatgatatcgagccgATTCCTCGATCGGTCTTGGAGCTCGAGGATTGTATGTACTATCCTCGGAACTCGTCTCGAGCTCTCACTTCGATCGCTTACCATTCGAGCTCGAACAAACGTAcggaggccgaaatctatttcgaccttatatagatagtcccctcgtttctcaggaagaatgtggtgagaagCGATATGATTTCCgacggctcgatcggattataagctgacgttttCACTCGGCTCGatcatgacgtatgtgatagatgtcccgtcgatttagtctttcaaggtatttaatgcacgtcagacggtggtcggccatcgctgatactgaaccgccacgGTATAAGCCTATAAATAGCCCTTCCATTTAttatttaccacttttacatcttcaatctcccAAAGTTTCTTACTCTTTCTGCCTCTGTTTCGCCGCCTGTAGAGCCACCTTCATCAGCGTTTggcaccatcaacctttcatcttCCTACGCTTTCTTTCTCTTAcatcaatggcaaaaacttcaaaaatcgtacctcagaaggagaaagcttcctcttcacggccgtccggcgacaaggcgccggtggagccgcCTCCCCATGAGTACGTTCTTGGCCTGTGTACTCTAAAGgtcgattttaaggttgaaaatcctTTGTCTGTTCCGGgtcgatgtgagcatgtgtcgatgtacatgtgcttGATAACAGAGGGCCATCTCGATGTTGTGAGGAAAGACTGCAATTGGGGTtccgaggttgtgttgcaaattTCCTCTCCCGAAGAGAGCGTCATCACTcacgtggaggggtttttaagtgtttatacttacccttcacgttgggtcccgtcgacccagtgatcattgatttttgcaaaagatatcaggtcaccctcggtcaaattcatccttctctatggcgtatagtaaccttacttcgcttcttctccGATAAAGTCGGAGGGGTGAATTTTACCCTAAACCACCTCATacgattgtatcggcctcaaatctttcgaggactaatcaggcttcatcgtcgggcatcgaaaGCTTTGATGTCGAGTATCGACGAAGAcagggatcggggttggatgggccatTATATTCAGGTGAGGACCCGTGATCTCATTCTGGAAGAGAAAATATCGTTCTtcgaggaatggaatttcgaccgtaagtggTTTTTATAAGGCGTTGCTTTTCGTATCTTTCTCCGATTCTATcctcgacttcctcttatgccgaacgcacttggcgtgatttggcaaaaggtagatgggaggccaagaatcatggtaagggtCACTTCTCGTGTTCTTCGAAATATTTTTTATGCTCCATTCGTTACCGGTTTTCTTTCATGTAGGTGTAACTAAGGATGccgctttgaggccttcgagtggtgaaggaagaaccaagtccccggtcccGGAACCAGGGAAAGATAAGAAGCGAAAAGCCGTCTCTCGGccagaggaccccaagcccaaaactcgaaagGTGAGGAGGAAGGCAATCGCTCTTTCGatggactcggtccaacgactgagagaagaagaagatgatgaaaatgATACGTCAGTTTTGGTGATCCGATCTGCGAAAGCTATCGAGGTCGCCAGACCTTTTGAGCCGATGACGTCTATACCGGTCGGGGTCGGTTTCGGTACCCCGAGTCTCGATCAGAGCGTCCCGAGCGATTCACTTGGGCCTATGACAGTGGGTCATTTGCCTTCTCTTCCGACCTTTTCTAAGGAGGTGTTAAAGGAAGCTCAAGAATTGAAGACCCcccgatatgggcggaggctctagtgtaggggacccttttcgggattgctttactggagtaAATGATGCCTCCGACATCAGTGACGTTTCTCTTATCCTAAAAGAGGCCCAACGTTTCATTTCTCGGGTAATGACGTTTCTAAACTTGACTTGTGTTTTTTCCCTACTATGCAGGCCATTAGCAAGTTTCGAGTCGACCTCAACCAGTGTGAGGCcgagcttcagaaggtctcgggggagagagatgcatgcggcttctttgcagccaaaaggacgaggctataaaggacctctAAGCAGATTTGActaaggctcgtgaagaagaggccgaactaGATAATCAGGTGAGCCTCATTCTGTTACCAACTGTGGAAGCTATCCCTTCGTTGTATCAGCTGCaacaaaaggttgaaaagatcgggttgcttcgggaagaagtcgatcaaatcaaggtcgaatgtaaccggtggaaggagactatcgactGCCTGGCTGTagaaaaagaaaccatcttggCCAAATTATTATCGGCCGAAGTTCAGCTTCGAAGCGTCAAGCAAAAGGGTTCGGCTCAGGCCAAAAGGATCGAAGATCTTGAAACACGTCTTGTTGAGGccaaggcggaggttgagtcgtcg
The nucleotide sequence above comes from Nicotiana tabacum cultivar K326 chromosome 12, ASM71507v2, whole genome shotgun sequence. Encoded proteins:
- the LOC107767221 gene encoding ergosterol biosynthetic protein 28, encoding MKLLGWWLMLVGTLRLASVWFGFFDIWALRLAVFSKTTMSEVHGRTFGVWTLLTCTLCYLCAFNLHDRPLYLATLLSFVYAFGHFLTEFLIYQTMEIKNLITVGIFAGTSIVWMSLQWNAHQQIKTKSP